The nucleotide window CCCCCGGCCACGCGCGGAGATCCTCGTCCTCGGCGACGAACTGCTGACCGGGGGACTGCCCCACGACGGGCTCATCCGGGACGCGCTCGGCCCGATGCTGCCGCCCTGGCTGCGCGCGCTCGGCGCGGAGGTCGTCGCGGTGCGCAGGCTCGGCGACGACGCGCAGGCCCTGCGCAGGGCCCTCAGGAACTCCGACGCCGACCTCGTCGTCACGACCGGGGGCACCGCCGCGGGACCCGTCGACCACGTCCACCCCATCCTGCGCCGCAGCGGCGCCGAGCTGCTGGTGGACGGCGTCCAGGTACGCCCGGGCCACCCGATGCTCCTGGCGCGCCTCAAGGAGGACCAGCACCTCGTCGGGCTGCCGGGCAATCCGCTCGCCGCGGTCTCCGGGCTGCTCACGCTCGCCGAACCGCTGCTGCGCACCCTCTCGGGCCGCACGGCGCCGGAGCCGTACACGCTGCCCCTCCAGGACACCGTGCACGGTCACCCGTACGACACCCGGCTCATCCCGGTCGTCCTGCGCGGGGACCGCGCGGCGCCGCTGCACTACAACGGACCGGCCATGCTGCGCAGCATCGCCGTGGCCGACGCGCTCGCCGTCGTCCCGCCGGGCGGCGCGCGGCCGGGTCAGGAACTGGAGATCCTCGACCTGCCCTGGGCCATGGCCGGGATCGAGGTGTGTTTCACGTGAAACTTCCGGGCCACGACGCGATCGCCCGGCAGGCGGACGAACGCCTGATCACCCATCGGGTGGCGCTGCCCCGCCAACGGGTGGAACGCCCGCTGCGCCAGGTCGCCAAACGAGTCGTCATGGCGCTGCTGGTGCTGGTCGGTACGGCCTTCATCGTCTATTTCGACCGGGACGGCTACACCGACAACTCGGACGGTCCGGTCGACCTG belongs to Streptomyces sp. V3I8 and includes:
- a CDS encoding molybdopterin molybdotransferase MoeA, encoding MTASGRYEEVDFDVEEALALVKEGGAEVPDDSGTTGASSSVPAPAPQGDGRKDTGEHRTAMPWQRARAVAGRAPRRPGAPVSVPLDAALGLVLAAPLAALTDLPSFDTSAMDGWAVAGPGPWDVRAGGVLAGHGAPAPLTDGEAVPIATGARIPQDTSAVLRSEHGHGDDNGRLHAIRDVVHGQDIRPRGQECRSGEPLLPSGTLVTPAVLGLAAAAGYDTVSALPRPRAEILVLGDELLTGGLPHDGLIRDALGPMLPPWLRALGAEVVAVRRLGDDAQALRRALRNSDADLVVTTGGTAAGPVDHVHPILRRSGAELLVDGVQVRPGHPMLLARLKEDQHLVGLPGNPLAAVSGLLTLAEPLLRTLSGRTAPEPYTLPLQDTVHGHPYDTRLIPVVLRGDRAAPLHYNGPAMLRSIAVADALAVVPPGGARPGQELEILDLPWAMAGIEVCFT